The following coding sequences lie in one Oncorhynchus nerka isolate Pitt River linkage group LG14, Oner_Uvic_2.0, whole genome shotgun sequence genomic window:
- the LOC115141835 gene encoding Na(+)/citrate cotransporter-like, producing MAAFLKSLRNLKNEIVLFSTPLLLLPLPLVIGTKEAACAYVIILMAVYWCTEALPLAVTALLPAVLFPMFGIMQSKDVCMQYLKDTNMLFVGGLMVAVAVEHWNLHKRIALRVLLFVGVRPALLMLGFMGVTAFLSMWISNTATTAMMVPIVQAVLEQLNNYTETEMPGILSTEEDTQPQEPTDSKQTEKQAEGHVVVTCLDPFVEAIRRKEAADKKKMCKGMTLCVCYAASIGGTATLTGTGPNLVLKGQMNQLFPNNGDVINFASWFGFAFPNMILMLTLAWLWLQFVFMGFNFKKTWGCGAVKTEKEIAVYNVIKEQHRQLGSMSFGELSVLGLFSCLVVLWFTRDPGFVAGWATYIFNADAEYVTDATVAVFIAVLLFVLPSKPPRFCCRRSQSFDTEHQHPAGPTPALLTWKVAQKKLPWSIVLLLGGGFALAKGSEESGLSMWMGDQMTPLHTIPPWAIAVILCLLIAIFTECTSNVATATLFLPVLASMSQSIGMNPLYVMVPCTLSASFAFMLPVATPPNAIVFSYGYLKVSDMARTGIVMNIIGILCITLAINSWGRAMFHLDTFPTWANTTGV from the exons ATGGCAGCATTTCTGAAATCCCTTCGGAATCTGAAGAATGAGATCGTTCTATTCTCTACCCCGTTACTTCTTCTCCCGCTGCCTTTAGTCATTGGAACAAAG GAGGCAGCATGTGCCTATGTGATCATCCTGATGGCAGTGTACTGGTGTACAGAGGCCTTACCTCTGGCTGTCACTGCCCTGCTCCCTGCTGTCCTCTTCCCCATGTTTGGCATCATGCAGTCCAAAGAT GTGTGTATGCAGTACCTGAAGGACACCAACATGTTGTTTGTGGGAGGACTGATGGTGGCGGTGGCAGTGGAGCACTGGAACCTGCACAAACGCATTGCCCTTCGAGTGCTGCTCTTTGTAGGGGTGCGCCCCGCTCT TCTGATGCTGGGCTTCATGGGGGTGACAGCCTTCCTGTCCATGTGGATCAGTAACACAGCCACCACAGCCATGATGGTGCCCATCGTCCAGGCTGTTCTGGAGCAGCTCAACAACTACACAGAGACTGAGATGCCAGGGATCCTCAGCACTGAGGAGGACACCCAGCCTCAGGAACCCACTGACAGCAAACAGACGGAGAAACAGGCAGAGGGACATG TTGTGGTGACCTGTTTAGACCCGTTTGTGGAGGCTATCCGGCGTAAGGAGGCTGCAGACAAGAAGAAGATGTGTAAGGGCATGACGCTGTGTGTGTGCTACGCTGCCAGCATCGGGGGCACTGCCACCCTCACAGGGACTGGCCCCAACCTGGTGCTCAAGGGACAGATGAACCA GCTGTTTCCTAACAATGGCGATGTCATCAATTTTGCGTCCTGGTTCGGCTTTGCTTTCCCCAACATGATCCTGATGCTGACCCTGGCTTGGCTCTGGCTGCAGTTTGTCTTTATGGGATTCAA TTTTAAGAAGACGTGGGGCTGTGGGGCagtaaagacagagaaagagatagcTGTGTACAATGTGATCAAGGAGCAGCATCGTCAGCTGGGCTCCATGTCTTTTGGAGAGCTGAGTGTGTTGGGTCTCTTCAGTTGTCTGGTGGTTCTGTGGTTCACCAGAGATCCTGGCTTCGTGGCAGGCTGGGCCACATACATCTTCAATGCTGACGCAGA GTATGTAACTGATGCCACAGTGGCAGTGTTCATCGCTGTCCTTCTCTTCGTCCTACCTTCCAAGCCCCCACGCTTCTGTTGCAGGAGGTCCCAAAGCTTTGACACTG AGCACCAACACCCAGCTGGCCCCACACCAGCTCTGCTGACCTGGAAGGTGGCCCAGAAGAAGTTACCCTGGAGCATCGTTCTCCTCTTGGGGGGAGGGTTCGCCCTGGCCAAGGGCAGCGAG GAGTCAGGTCTGTCTATGTGGATGGGGGACCAGATGACTCCCCTCCACACCATCCCACCCTGGGCCATCGCTGTCATCCTGTGTCTGCTGATCGCCATCTTCACAGAGTGCACCAGTAATGTGGCCACTGCTACTCTCTTCCTACCTGTCCTCGCCTCAATG TCCCAGTCCATTGGAATGAATCCTCTGTACGTCATGGTGCCTTGTACTCTCAGTGCTTCCTTTGCCTTCATGCTACCTGTGGCCACACCGCCCAATGCTATCGTCTTCTCATACGGCTACCTCAAGGTTTCTGACATG gcTAGGACAGGTATAGTGATGAACATCATCGGCATCCTGTGCATCACTCTGGCCATCAACAGCTGGGGCAGGGCCATGTTCCACCTAGACACCTTCCCTACTTGGGCCAACACTACTGGGGTTTGA